From Rana temporaria chromosome 7, aRanTem1.1, whole genome shotgun sequence, the proteins below share one genomic window:
- the EDEM1 gene encoding ER degradation-enhancing alpha-mannosidase-like protein 1: MRCWSAVVGLLVLRLGLQALRGFLSPGLGGVEGARRSVCRSSYGRFHLAADNDEYSRRYGSFPSPLRRLMRERARRMFSFSYDGYMRFAFPEDELNPILCRGRGPDTGNPSNLNINDVLGNYSLTLIDSLDTLAVMGNVTEFQKAVRLVIDTVSFDKDSTVQVFEATIRIMGSLLSAHIILTDSKQPFGNMTVSGYDNELLHMAHDLAVRLLPAFENTKTGMPHPRVNLQKGVPPGSRNETCTAGAGSLLVEFGILSRLLGDSTFEWVARRAVQSLWSLRSNHTGLLGNVVDIQTGEWVGKLSGLGAGLDSFFEYLLKSYILFGEEDDLRMFNEAYKSIQSHLRRGREACNEGEGDPPLYVNVNMFNGQIMNTWIDSLQAFFPGLQVLKGDIEDAICLHAFYYAIWKRFGALPERYNWQLQTPDVSFYPLRPELVESTYLLYQATKNPFYLHVGMDILLSLEKHAKAQCGYATLHHVVDKSQEDRMESFFLSETCKYLFLLFDEDNPVHRTGNNYLFTTEGHLLPLDPRFRNKAWKDIFTPENKEKPPRAQKLSQTKVRAANASTNCYRVPEERRYSLPLKSVYMRQIDQMVGVL; the protein is encoded by the exons ATGCGGTGTTGGTCGGCGGTGGTCGGGCTCTTGGTCCTCCGGTTGGGTCTGCAGGCTCTCCGGGGTTTCCTGTCCCCGGGGTTGGGGGGAGTGGAGGGAGCCCGGAGGTCGGTGTGCCGCTCCTCGTACGGTCGCTTCCACCTGGCGGCGGATAACGATGAATACAGCCGGAGATACggctccttcccctcccccctccgccgCCTGATGAGGGAGAGAGCGCGCCGCATGTTCAGCTTCTCCTACGACGGATATATGAGGTTCGCCTTCCCCGAGGACGAGCTCAACCCGATCCTCTGCCGGGGGAGGGGCCCCGACACCGGAAACCC GTCGAACCTCAACATCAACGATGTGCTGGGGAATTATTCGCTCACCCTGATCGACTCCTTGGACACGTTGGCG GTGATGGGGAATGTCACGGAGTTCCAGAAAGCCGTCCGGCTGGTGATCGATACCGTGTCCTTCGATAAAGATTCCACGGTGCAAGTGTTTGAGGCGACGATCCG AATTATGGGAAGTCTTCTCTCCGCACACATCATCCTGACTGACAGCAAACAGCCGTTCGGTAACATGACGGTGAGCGGATATGATAATGAGCTCCTCCACATGGCCCACGACCTCGCCGTCCGCCTCCTGCCTGCCTTCGAGAACACCAAAACCGGCATGCCTCATCCAAGG GTGAATCTGCAGAAAGGGGTCCCACCCGGCAGCCGGAATGAGACCTGCACTGCCGGGGCCGGGTCACTCCTGGTGGAGTTCGGGATCCTGAGTCGGCTTTTGGGGGACTCCACGTTTGAATGGGTGGCTCGCCGAGCTGTGCAATCCCTCTGGAGCCTGCGCAGCAATCATACCGGCCTACTAG GCAACGTGGTGGACATCCAGACCGGGGAATGGGTTGGAAAGCTGAGCGGCCTCGGCGCTGGTCTGGACTCCTTTTTCGAGTATCTGCTGAAGTCCTACATCCTGTTTGGAGAAGAGGACGATCTGCGAATGTTTAACGAGGCGTATAAAAGTATCCAGAGCCACCTACGGAGAGG GCGAGAAGCGTGCAATGAAGGAGAGGGGGACCCGCCGCTCTATGTCAACGTAAACATGTTTAATGGGCAGATCATGAACACCTGGATCGACTCTCTGCAGGCGTTCTTCCCCGGGCTGCAG GTTCTGAAAGGAGACATAGAGGACGCCATCTGTCTCCACGCCTTTTACTACGCCATCTGGAAGAGGTTCGGCGCTCTGCCTGAGAGATATAACTGGCAGCTGCAAACTCCCGACGTCTCCTTCTACCCTCTGAGGCCAGAGCTGGTAGAATCCACCTACCTCTTGTATCAG GCCACTAAGAATCCTTTCTACCTCCATGTGGGGATGGACATTCTCCTGAGTCTGGAGAAACACGCCAAAGCCCA ATGTGGCTACGCCACCCTGCACCATGTGGTGGACAAGTCGCAGGAGGATCGCATGGAAAGCTTCTTCCTGAGTGAGACCTGCAAGTATCTCTTCCTG CTCTTCGATGAAGACAATCCGGTGCACAGGACGGGTAATAACTATCTGTTCACCACCGAGGGGCATCTTCTCCCCCTGGATCCTCGCTTTAGGAACAAAGCATGGAAAGACATCTTCACCCCGGAGAACAAAGAAAAACCCCCCCGAGCCCAGAAACTGTCCCAGACCAAAGTGCGAGCCGCCAACGCCAGCACCAAT TGTTACAGAGTCCCGGAAGAACGGCGGTACTCCCTCCCTCTGAAGAGCGTCTACATGCGTCAGATCGATCAGATGGTGGGGGTCCTATAG